In one Brassica oleracea var. oleracea cultivar TO1000 chromosome C9, BOL, whole genome shotgun sequence genomic region, the following are encoded:
- the LOC106318704 gene encoding uncharacterized protein LOC106318704: MKLLRAPLVNSDGDSKDAFPNNLVYVLNGCVFCFAVGVLHVMLKRGFAFSVYNMNILLEGLCKNLEYGKTVTLLRECLLRDNQGISCLLTVTMECKLKLNVEIEAPTLESEAQEYRIKPAYFVSHNLLHQLE, from the exons ATGAAGTTATTGAGGGCTCCGCTGGTTAACTCTGATGGTGATTCAAAGGATGCTTTCCCAAATAATCTG GTTTATGTGCTTAACGGCTGCGTTTTCTGTTTTGCCGTAGGTGTTCTCCATGTGATGTTGAAGCGTGGGTTTGCTTTCAGTGTCTACAATATGAACATCCTCTTGGAGGGTTTATGCAAGAATCTGGAATACGGCAAAACCGTTACTTTGCTTCGTGAG TGCCTTTTACGAGATAA CCAGGGGATATCATGCCTCCTCACTGTTACTATGGAATGCAAGCTGAAGCTAAACGTAGAAATAGAGGCCCCGACACTTGAGTCTGAAG CTCAAGAATACAGAATAAAGCCTGCTTACTTTGTTTCTCATAATCTCCTTCACCAGCTTGAATAG